The nucleotide window AAATCCATACTCGTTCCAATAACACACAGACCAATCATACCGCCAATGGCGTCCATGAGTGTGTAGGTCATGTTGGCAGACATCTGGTCTTCCTGCCGGAACTGCTCGCCGATGATGTTGAGGCCGAGAGCATAAATGCCTCCCATGCATCCTCCCCAAAGGTAAAGAAGGCCCAGAGCAACAAGCAGATGGGAATAGATCGCCAACGACAGGAAGGACGCACAAAAGACCGAAGTACAAACACAGATGAAGACAAGTCGATAGTGATTGAAAAAGGCAGAAAGTGAACTAACGGCCATACCCAGCGTAACACTGCCAAGCATGAACATTGTCAGCAACAAGGCGGCATCTTCGGTTTTCAGGCCATTCTTGATGCCATAAATCGTGAGAAACGATGGCAATCCAAAAAAGCAGAAACCACCCACGACAGCAGACAGGAGAATGAGCTTGGCATGTTTGAAAACGAAGCCAATGCGCGCCTTTTTGTCGGAATGAAATGGCGGGCGACTTTTAACAACGGTCAACATGGTCGCTAAAACCAGAAGCGAGATTGTGCTGCTTAGAATAAATGGCAGGCGGCTATCTCTCTGCTGCCTGGTGGTCGATACCGTATGACCCCGTTTTATGACGTCATGACGGTTCAGCCCACTTTCAGCAATGGCCAAATCCAGCGCGAAGACTTCAGGCTTGCGATGCGATTTGGCAAATCCAATCATTATCGTGTTGAAGACATCTTTGGTCGTCATATCCTGGAAACCGCTCAACAAGCAGGGCTCTCCAAAGAGAACGCGATGAGCCTCTTTGAGGAGGTGGCTGACCGGGCAAAGTCTTCATTAGAAGCTGTTAGTGAGAAGCTACCAGACACTTTTCCGAATGAACTTCTGACGTCTATTTCAGATGGGCTCTTAAACAGGCTTTCTCGCTTGAAGTCCTAATAGTAGCAAGCGAGGCTGGCGTACATCTTCGGCAAGTAAATACACCGGTGCCTCCAATCGGAACTAGCAGAATGGGTGGGAAGTTGCCGTTTCCTGCAAGCGCGAGATCTCTAATGCTGCCGATCAATACGGACATTCTATAGATTTGCTAGTTATAGAGAGCTTGCAGTAACGGAAGGTTGTTGAATGTCTCTGAGAACTTCTGCGGTTGCCGCCCTGAATGCAAGAGGTATCTGACGTCAAAAGCATACAATCGAGAGCGAATTTCTGTCAGGCCTCATTTTACGGCGGTTTCATCAGCCGAGGGCCGGAATGGTGTTCATGCGCACCGGACAAGCTTTTTGCTGGACGTCCTTTCAGGGGAGTTGGCAAAGTCGGAATTACCTGCGCTGGCAGAATATTGATTGCTGCGGCGATCGAGAGGAATTGACAAGTTCACGCCGACTTAATAAATGTTATGTTATAACATTTCATTTGGTGAGGTTGCATGTTACAGACTTCCAATTCAGACACCCGTCTCCCCGTAACCGTCCTTTCTGGCTTTCTGGGATCTGGCAAGACGACGCTTCTCAATCACGTTCTTAACAATCGTGATGGACGCCGCGTCGCCGTGATTGTCAATGACATGAGCGAGGTCAATATTGACGCGGATCTGGTTCGCGAAGAGACAGAACTCAATCGCGCTGAAGAAAAGCTGGTTGAAATGACCAACGGCTGTATTTGCTGTACTCTTCGAGACGACTTGCTTGTTGAGGTGCGCAGACTTGCAGAGGAAGGACGCTTTGATTACCTACTTATTGAAAGTACGGGCGTTTCTGAACCGTTGCCAGTTGCAGCGACCTTTGAGTTTCGCGATGAAAACGGACTAAGCCTCTCCGATCTGGCGCGGCTAGACACCATGGTTACAGTGGTGGATACCGTGCATTTGACAAAGGACTTTGGCTCCACCGAGTTTCTCAAGGATCGGGGAGAAGAAGTTGCCGAGGATGACACCCGCACACTGGTCGATCTCTTTGTTGATCAAATCGAATTTGCTGATCTGATCATCTTGAACAAAGTGGATGATGCATCGCCTGTTCAGCTAGAGACGGCACGCGCTATTGTTCACAGCCTGAATGCAGATGCAAAGGTGATTGAAACAAATTTCGGCGAAGTGAGTGGCGATGCTATTTTTGATACTGGCTTGTTTGATTTTGATCGAGCCCACGAACATCCCATGTGGTTCAAAGAGCTCTATGGTTTTGAGGATCATGTGCCTGAAGATGCCGAATATGGCATAACGAGCTTTGTATGGAATGCACGAAGGCCTCTGGTTCCGGAAAAATTCAATGAGTTTCTTCAGACCCCGCTTCCTGGTGTTATTCGGGCAAAGGGACATTTCTGGCTAGCAACGCGCCATCACATG belongs to uncultured Cohaesibacter sp. and includes:
- a CDS encoding GTP-binding protein, whose amino-acid sequence is MLQTSNSDTRLPVTVLSGFLGSGKTTLLNHVLNNRDGRRVAVIVNDMSEVNIDADLVREETELNRAEEKLVEMTNGCICCTLRDDLLVEVRRLAEEGRFDYLLIESTGVSEPLPVAATFEFRDENGLSLSDLARLDTMVTVVDTVHLTKDFGSTEFLKDRGEEVAEDDTRTLVDLFVDQIEFADLIILNKVDDASPVQLETARAIVHSLNADAKVIETNFGEVSGDAIFDTGLFDFDRAHEHPMWFKELYGFEDHVPEDAEYGITSFVWNARRPLVPEKFNEFLQTPLPGVIRAKGHFWLATRHHMVGEFSLAGAMTRTELLGYWWVAMPEERWPKDEEIRAKVKARFDPVYGDRRQEIVFIGMLGEMNKDRICAMLERCLIDPIQEGEAFRPEKYRQLPDPFPVWG
- a CDS encoding MFS transporter, with the translated sequence MSGFQDMTTKDVFNTIMIGFAKSHRKPEVFALDLAIAESGLNRHDVIKRGHTVSTTRQQRDSRLPFILSSTISLLVLATMLTVVKSRPPFHSDKKARIGFVFKHAKLILLSAVVGGFCFFGLPSFLTIYGIKNGLKTEDAALLLTMFMLGSVTLGMAVSSLSAFFNHYRLVFICVCTSVFCASFLSLAIYSHLLVALGLLYLWGGCMGGIYALGLNIIGEQFRQEDQMSANMTYTLMDAIGGMIGLCVIGTSMDFIGAEGLSYTIVVAAMCYLVYFFRSIASRFSVVRHLVDPAGNADQGRESYEHA